The following nucleotide sequence is from Anguilla rostrata isolate EN2019 chromosome 3, ASM1855537v3, whole genome shotgun sequence.
TTTGAAAACTGAAGCCTCACTTCGAAGACCCATCTCATAGCACTGTTTACCTGGCATTTGtggtttaaaaagtaattttatgGAGTTTAATAACATAACAAAAGGACACAAAGGAgcattttgattttaatatATAGAACCCAATAATTCTAAGGTCCTAAAATAGACACATTTTTAGACAGTTAGTAGGGCCCTGTTCTGTTTCCCCGATGTAAACAATTCTcagttcaggttcaggttcaggttctaAATTGAACTGTAACTGAAATGTTTCTGATTACAGCATTGTTGACCAAATTAGTTGAACCATTATTAAATCAGTTTCTTACCTTTGCTAAACTTCAGCTAAGCATTTTAGCTCCCCCAAGATGGAGAACCCAGGTTTTAGGCCAGGATCACATCATTTAATCCCGTCTTAtcttcaggagaaaaaaaaaatcaagcccCATCCAGAGATCGTAGATAAACTTTGCTAAAACAAACCTACCCAGCTTAGCTCCAGGCTGCAGGGCTACAGGTCAGCAGTACTTAGCAGTAATTTACCAATGAATTAGGTATTGTGTACGGTATGATACAtgttggaaaaaaatgacaaaacatttttttaaacaaagcaatttatacaatacattttacagaacaCCTGAAGACCAGACTTCACAATCATgctttattctgattttttttaaataagggtCAAATAAAAGGATTCCTTCTATTTTCGACAGGTCTCATGAACACTACATTGTCCAAAAGTCCTCCTTGGGGGTACAGCTGTACACCTCACAACTCCACCACAGGAAGAGGTACTAAAATGATCATTTActatgttgtttttcttcattttaaatatcatcGGCgattaaaacaaaacactgattGTCAACACAAAATATAGCTTAGCACCAGTACATTAAAACTGTACTTTTGcatattaaaatactgtatgcaAGGAGGGGAAAACAGTTATAATACACACACTTCAAATAAAGCACCAAACATTCAAAGTcctattaaatcatttttttgccAGGATAAGGAACAagttaattataattattattattgttgttattattattagtagtggTAATCAGACCCACCCACAAGCAGGGAGGGGGATGAAAAGCTTTCAGGGGCCcaatagataataataataataataataataataataataataataataataataaaattaagcaAGGACACCAActgaccatttaaaaataaaacacacatcgGCTTCCATCGGCCATGGCCAAAATCATTACGCCAGGACGGGTCAAGGTGATTGGAGGGTTCACACAAGGTCATTTGTTCTTCCCAGTCTAAGGTGCAGGGTGCAGCCATGTCACACCAGCATGCGAGGAACCCATCCCATCTGTACTTGGGGAACTGAAAGAACGTCAAGCATTTGCAAGGGTTTCCCACCGTTATACATGAGGGGGGGTGAATCACaggaagaacttgactgcaTTAAGACAGTGCGATCAAGCCCTACATCTGCGCTAATCTATAAATGCTTATTGATCTACAGGCATATCATCtatttgggggaggggcaggagtggcCTTTCTTACAATAACTTAAATGCAGACACTGAAGGAGATCAGTGGGAAGCAGAACATTCATTTATAAAGAAAACCCTTTTTTGGTTATCAGTCAGAAAGAACCacttttgtctcttttttttttttttttttttgagatgcTTCTTCCAAAGTGGAATTAATACCATCACAGACTGGGCAAAAACACATACAACTTCAAACTGTACAGGAACGTGGTCTGTGAGCAAATACTGACCCAGTGACCTGAGGGGCGTGTGGTTGGCTacggtggggggcgggggggggtgttcttgAACATGGATTTCACTGGTTAGCAGAGAACCCATCTGGCCCAATGGCCCTCTGACCAGTTGGCTGAGCTTAAGCCTCTTAGCTGCACATAAGAGTTTACCAAGATAAAAGACTGGGATTATCTCTGAAAACATTCGgtttttctcaaaaacaaacacccacGAAAACCTTGTCATATCAACAGTACATTACAATATTATACATTACAGTCCAAAATGTGTTAACCCTGATGGcaagatatacatatataataattCTATATACATATAAGCatataaaaaaggttttaaaacatttattggaTACTGAAAAATACCTACAGGATTGAAACGTGAAAGTTCAACTGTCCCTACCACGAATTCTTCTCCACAGGATGGTAACGTAGCAGTCAGTCTCTAGCATTAAGTCTTCACTGCAAGGAGACCAAGatgtgtcatgtgacacatgCCACCCTGAACTAATATTCAGAAATGTACACGTCCAGAGGTTTGCATCTCCCTGCTAACGTGAAAAACActgtctgtatctgtgcatCATTGTTGCCACGGCAGCACCTCAGCACACCAGACAGGCGATCTCTCACCTTTCCTCCTTTTTGTGTGATTTCTTACTCTTGGAGGACTGGGAACTGGAATCCGCTTTTGGGCAGATTAGGGTGGCTGTGGGAGGCTGGCACCCCAGGGGCCCGGGCGTGTCCGAAGACTCCGCCTCCAGGAAGTGCAGAGAGGAGcccagcagctcctgcagttCCGTCACGCAACGCACCAGCTCCACCTGTCCGCCCGCGTCCTCGTCCTCCCCGGCCCGGGGGTCCTCCGGGGCCGGCGTCACCTGACTGATGGACACCTGCCTGCACAGCTCCGCCCACGAGATGCTCACCACTTCCAGGTGAGGGTACCGCGCCCGGAATATCCGAGCGGACATCTTGAGCCGCTTCAGGACGTCCGACAGCAGGAACCAATTGCAGAAGCTGCAAGAGGGCAAAGGAACAGATGCACAACAGCTGTGACTTAAAAACAACCCCTGCTTACTACAGCTACATTTTCACACTACACAGCCATTTGGGTCCTTTGGCATATGCAGCATCCTTTTAAATGAAGCACGTTTTAGGCATGAAGTAACTCTGAAGATGAGCTCATAATTCAGTTTCAGTATTCGACTTGGTTTACTTATCAATATTTTTCCAAGATAGTCAAGCTATTCAAGCTGTTGAAGATACAAACGTGTCACTAGCAACTCACTCACCCCTGTGACAGTGACACCTGGACGTGGTAACAGGGTAACAGGGGCTCTGAGGAAAACTCAAACAGGAAGCAGTCGTCCTCTGCTCTCGCCTCCTtccgcccctcctccacctcaggGAACGAGAGCAGGAAGTCCCAGCATGCCTCCTGTCCGgcttctgaaaataatttttccgCTGTGAACACGATGGTTAATTTCCCCCTAACGCACACTACTCTAAAACAGGGGGAACCAACAATGTTCCTGAgaaatctaccatcctgtaggttttcactcaaaccctaaaaaaagcacacctctttcaacagctagagatctcgttgagctgctaattcgTAGAATCAGGCGTTCCAAATTAGGGTAGAAGTGAAAACATGCGcgacgatagatctccaggaacagagttggctGCCATTGCTCTAAAGGATCGAAACATCTGCTTACAACAGGTATAGCCCTCCCTCTAGTGGATGCTTTGTTTAGGTACAACCGTATCCCAATAGCAAACTGTCCTCAAAATGGACACGGATTAAGCAGACCGGCTTTATCACCTGACCTTGTAACTATAATTAAAGTCTTATtagagcataaataaataaataagtaaataaaaacaacgaTGTTAATCTTTAAGGTGACATGACACACGATGTGGGATTTGCCTCTcaccaaacacagcactgctgtagaactcccagtgcatgctgggatccTGCCCGTTACGCCCTTCCAAATCCGCAAAGTATTCTggaatggaacaaaaaaaggcaGATTCACCCTGAAATTCACTGACATTCCAAACAGCCCCAGGAACTCATTTAAGAAGAGATCAGAGTTTGGGTCGattcaatttaaattcagttgTTTCTGAAAATTAATTGCTATCCAATGCATGTCTTGGAAAATGCCCAAAATGGCCTCTGatgatattttcaaataatgaactgaatttcaattcTCGAATGCTTCAACTGGCCAAATTCAAACAGAACGGACACCAGACTGGAGAGCGATTCGGAGCTTTGTACACAAACAGAAGGCCCGCCACTCGCAGGCTTCTGAAGCGATGCCTGAAGCCAGACGGTTACCGCTGAGGAAGGTCTTCATGCTGCTGCTCTGAGCGAGTTTGACGGCGGTCTGTCCGGAGTAGGTGGCCAGCGTAGGGTCCGCCCCTCGATTCAGCAGCATCCACACCGCGGGCAGGTTGTCGCTCGCCACCGCATCATGAATTGGCCTGCACAGGGACCTCAAACGTTAGGCACTTACAGCAATGCGTTATCAGGTAACAAATAATATGGCAAGCATTCATCAGGTGTCCATATCGCCTTCataaagggttaaaggtcagCGGTCAGGCAGTAATACATTTGCTTGCCGCTGATGTACTCCTGGGGTCTCAAATACAAACCCTGGAGGGGTTGCAGTGTCTCTTCGTTTCAGcacttaaattaatttaagtcactAACTAAAGAacccacacaccttgtttccaaggccaaACTTGGCAGCTAATTAACAGTAAACCACAAAAACCATTTGCACTGCAATCCTGAAGTGTAAAAACCCTGTTAGAGACCTAATGTGACAAATAAAAGTGTCACTTAACAGTAAGGTAGCTTCTACGCTGTCTGTGTAATATTCTTCAAACATCCGCATCAAGCAGGTATGGCTGCGTAAACACCAGCAATTAGCATCAGTCAGTGAGTTCCATTTGTTGCACCTTAAGTATATACTCCTGAATATTGAAGAGGCAATGCTCTCATCCTTGCAcgaccaccccaccaccccccccaggctcaCCGTGTGCCGTCCTGTGCGCTGCAGTTGACGTCGGCTCCGTGCTCCAGCAGCACCTGAACGATCTGGGTCCAGCCTCTGGCACAGGCCTCGTGGAGCGCCGTGTAGCCCGCGTTGTCACGGCGATTCACCTCCCGCTCATCCTTCTCCAAACAGTACAGCACCACCTCCTACAGgattgtggggggagggggggggggtcaggagatCAAGGCTGTGTAAGTCAACACCACACTACAGGCAACATACAAGTGACTAACCCTCTCTGAGTGGAGAAGTCAGAGTTCAATTAAGTTCTCCTGCAAATGAGCGGATGAACGGCCTCAAGACGATCAGACAACCCGCAGACCTGCCCGTAAACACACCCCCGGCAGGGTgcgagacgggggggggagcccTGTGCACAGGCGGAGGGGCGGAGCGTTACCTGGTAACCCAATCTGGCGGCTCTCTGAAGCAGGGTCTCGCCGGCGTTCTTATTGACGATGAGCCGTCGGACCTCCGGGGGGACGGGACGGCCGGGGGGAGACTCCGGGGTCCGGCCCCTCCCCACGCCGCCTCTCCTGGCCGCGGAGGGAGACGGACGTCCCCTGAGAGGGGTGGGAAGGTCAGGAGGCTTCTTCACAGGAGAGCTGCCGCTATCGGAGACCAGGGGGGCGGAGCGCTTTCCGGAGCTGCCGCGTTTGGGCTTGAACTGgaattaagaattttttttttttgacatgaaagaaaaaaaaaaaaaaacgaattagCACGTGCTGGAGGTGTCACTGTAAGGACAGAGGTTCACAGTCAGTGAGCTCCTCACACAGAGAAGAGAAATATCTCGCTTCATTCCACAGGCCACACGAGGGCACTCTAAGCACgcttttgtggtttttttcccGATTAAACGGATTACTCACCCACAAAACATTCGGGTGAGTCAGGATGATCGTCAGAATGCTCTCTGAAACGCCGGCATCCAGAAAAGAGCCATTTTGTGACTCTCCCTTACCTTCCTCTCCTCGGTGTCACACAGGTGCTTGCTTTTGAACTTCCTCTTCCCCGAGGGTTTGTCCTGGGGCTCGGGGGAGGCGGGACGTTCCGAGTGACGCGCCGAACCGGAGCGGGTCTGCAGGGGCCTCCTGGGGGTCCTGTCCGGGCTGGCACCCCGACACGTCAGCGTGGCACTGAGTCGCGGATACAACCCAATCCTCTGatctacaaaacaaacaataataaaatcttcattatatttattattacactAAATAACtcatacagtcacacagttaCTGACTCAATAAATATACCCAGACACCTGTTACAGTAATAAGCCTGATACTTTATCTTGGCTGATGTGGAGTAAGCCAAGAAAAGAGAAGATGGATTACTGGCATGCAAATGATGTTTGGGAATGTCTTACGGAGATGAGTAATGCAATCAACACAAGACTGCACACTGGGAATGTGTGTACCATCAATGCTGAAACCAGCCAGTCTTCAGTAAGCAGTGCTAATCAAGGATCAGGTTTCCCCTGCCCACATCCTAACCTGGTCCATTATGAGCCAGCAGGCTAAATGAGCCCAGAGGAGCATTCCTACTCCTACACGTTTTATGAGTACGGTCCCAAGCTTCATCAGTTCAGCTTGTTCAGCATCCGTTCAATGTGGCCCAACcgttaaaatatcatttttattttcaaggttATACAAATACTCAACTTACAGAAGTGCTCAAAAACTCCAACTGACAATCAGTgctcattccaaaaaaaaaaacaaaaacaaaaacaaaaaaaaacacatggacatTTCAGGTATGCCTTCATCAGCATGTGAGAGACACGCAAATCATCTgcttacatttagcagatgctcatcGCCAGAgaaatatctttaaaataagatatacaatcaatttatacagacataattcaggttaagtaccttactcaaggccacaacagcagtgcccccaCCCGGGAATGGAACCTGCAATCTCTGATTTACGAGCCCAGGTCTCTATCTATTATTCTGCATGGCTGCCCATAAATCTTACGATTATAAATGGAAGTATGCCcatgaaatccccccccccccagcaattATTATTCAGGGTACCTGTCCCAGCCCGGGTTGCTGGTCGTGTCGCGACACACCTCCCTTCCTCTTCTCCAGCCTTGTCTCTCTCCATGATATACTCCCCATTCTggtacttcctgttcctgcgtcgcttcctcttcttcctcggGCAGGCGTCTTCCTCAGCGACAGCGGGCGTGGGTTTTGCCGTCCCCACGCACCCTTGGTCAGGCAGCGGGTTGGTGCGTGGCCTGCCCCTCTTTCGCCGGACTTCGCCGGTTTGCGGGGCGGGAGGAGGGACCTTGGCGGCAGGGGGCAGATTCTTTTCCGCGGGCCGCCGCCCCCTCTTCTGCCTGGGTGGGCAGCTTGCCACGGGCCCCGCCTCCTTATTCAACCAGCCGGGGCTGCCTTGCAAAGCCGGAGCGTCCACCGCAGACCTGCCCTCATTACCTGTAGGAAGGAACAAATGTACCAGGACAGTCAGGACTCGTACCCAACCCAATCATTCCCATTAATGATTTCAGAACAGAACTGACTTGGTTTCATGACTGTTGTACTGAGTGAGCGCTAATTGTCCAAGGTGGGAGTCTAACCAAAAGCCCCAGGATTTCACACCTGAAGACACGTTTATTACCTGCTTTGATGTGAGGCGGCCGTGTGACATCAGTGAGGTTGCTCCATTCACTGCCCGTCTTCTCCCGCTCCTCGGTCGGTGGGGATGTAGCCACGTCCAGCTGGCCAGACTTCAGCACAGGTGCCCCTTGTTTCTTCTGCAACGATGCATAATAAAACTGAGCTAACAACACAGGTCACAAAACACTACAAAGTCTTTTCATCACAAAACTTTATTGACAcagtataattttttaatcGCAAAACTTTATTGACACAGTGTAATAAAAACTTTCCCTATACTCAAATGACTATTTTTTGAATATAGAACTAATTCTAAGCCTCCTTTCCTTTCTGCCCAGTTTTGAATGCCTAAGTGCATTTATCGATGCTCATTGCTGCGAGTTACTATTGATTTAACAGAGTACAGACAAGCATGTACTCTCCTCCGAATCACAGACATGATTCAGAGGAAGACACCTCATGTACAGCTTAATAGGCAAACCTGCAGGCACCAGACTGACCAGGAGGAATCACTATACCAACCTGTCCAACTGAAACTATCCCATCCCGGGGCAACACTAGGACCAACTGTGCATCTCCACAGTCGACCACAGCGAGCACTGGTACAGTCCAGATTCTAAACCAGAATGTGGGGCCCActcatgcactagaacagtgcgttaacaggatgagccaccaaACAACCCCTTCAAAGGGCAATTTTAGCTGGGAAAGAACTGCATGCTTTATGTGACAATTACATAAACATAtaaaagaacatgcaaactggTGATGAGAAATCATTCCATAAACACCCGTTCAATACTCAAGTCAATACTGCTGTTTCTGAATGGTTGGAAAGAAAATGGTTTCTTAAAATTCTCAATATGGATACAATTATTAGCCTTACTAGCCGCTGTATTCAAGTGTTTTTGTATCTTGTATGTTTGTTGAGATGAAAACTGACAAGAAACTGGCCAGCACCAGCAGATGACATgcagtacacaaaaaaaaaagaaaataagtctTACTTTTCGGCGATGAGGCCACTCTGAAGTGCTGTCCTCCTTTTCGCGTGATCTCTTTAAGCTCCTCACCATCTTTTTTGAGGACACCACAGATGATTTGTCAGCCTTACTCTGACTGACTTTCTTGTATTTGTTAACAGTGACTCCACCTTTGGAAGGGGGTGTCTCTCTGGTTGCAGTCAATTCTTTCCCCTGTTCAGCCACATCTGGATTTGGACCCTTGAGGATGGATAAAGCCATTCCCTCCAGTTTCACACAAGGAGAGAGGGTCTCAGGCACCGGCTTCTCCTCATCCCTTCGCAATTTTGTTTTGACGCCGTTTTTGTCAACTTGACCACTACCACCCAGTAGTTGAGCTTGGGCAACAAGTTTTGAGCTACCAGAGCGTTCTTCACTTCCTCCGTTTTCCTCAATGCGTTTCTCAGTGCTCTTCTCTCTGGGCTCAGCGATGCTCCCATTTTCTTGTTTGCCGGAGTTCTTAGCAGGCATTCCCTCTGTGGAATCGGTCTTgacttttccctctcttctcttcacAGGCCTGAATGGTGGGAATCCACTGGACGGAGTATCCTGGGGTCTGAAATTCATGTTCGCTACCTCAGGCTTTCTCAGGCCGGCTGAGGCTGCATTACAACACCCTTCATCACCAAGCGCAGATGTCTCCAGTGCCTTCTGCTTCACTATGGACTCAAGATTTGAGAGAGGAGACTTTGTTTTCCCCCACTTTTTCTCAGCCATCTTGGATGGGCTTGGGTGACTGCTCTGAAACAGAGGGCCTTTGCAACCCACAGTCACCCGTAACTTGGGAGTCACCTGGATCATCTTCTGCTTGACTGTAGACCCTTGGTGGGGAAGAGGAACTGGCTGGTTCCGTGCAGGATTGTCAATGGTGGGAGAAAGTGTAACCATTCTTTTCCCACCACTGAGCTTACAGTGAGGATTCGAGCCAGGAGAGATGGACAAAACTGTAGTGATGCTATCTTTAGGTGTAGTAGGTGTACCAACCTGTGTTCTGGGTACACAGGCATTGTCGGAATACTTGGATCCAAGGGTGTGCTGGGCGTCCTTCACTACAGATGGTCCCTTCATAGCTCTAGAGACCTGCTGCTCCCCTTGGTCAATAATAGAAATAGTCACCTGTTTAGCAGTGCTCTGGAGATCTTCCACAAATGCACCTTTCCCATCCTTGCTGCGCAATGTGGAGGCTAATATGGGGCTGGCCACACCCACATAGGTGCCAGCTAAGTTGCTAGTGGAGCTGTTCGAACCTTTAGCCCAGGGCGTCGATGGTTTGTGGGCCTGATGATTCGGGAGTCGTGAGGCTTGCTTTGGAGGGGCGCCATTTCTCAGGGTTTCTgggaagatggagagaggacCTCCAAGCCCAAAAGTAGCAGGCACAGCCCTCTTTGGAGGGATGGGATCACCTCCCTTACCATCCTCTGAAAGGTGGCACTCTGCGGCTGAGGAGGCGTCTTGAGGTTCCTTCGTGGCTTTAGGACGTTTTGATTTTGACGACAAGTCAAGGGGCACATCCCTCACTTCAGTAACTGTATGTCCGTGCACAACAGCACATTGAGCCTTGAGTCTTGAGCACACTGCGGGTGCCTTGCCCATACCTTGGTGAGACGGGCTCTTCTCCAAGTGGTTCAGTAGCCTACTGTGTGTGGAGACAAtggctggaggggtggggggagacacTGAAACAGGGGGTGGAGGAGCAAGGCCCGACGTCAACTGCTTCAGTGGCCGAGCAGTGATGGGCGAGGCCACGGAATGCAGGGGTGAGCTGTGTTCTGCTCCCGCATTGGAATTCTTGCTGCCAGAGACAGGCCCATGCTTGTTTTTATGTGCTGCTGTTGAAGGCGGCCGGGCTTCGGGTGCAGGGGCTTTGGCCACAGAGAAGTGGTAAGGGTAGGTCTGGAGGTTTGGGGCAACGCCAGAGCTTGAAGTCTGTGGCCGGCACTCTACATGAAGCTGGCTGCCTGCGGTCTCCCTCAGAGCCGCAATCTGGCCCAAGCCAGGGGGCAGGGTGATCTTGCACAGCGGGGGGCTGAAGGTAGTGGATGGAAGGAAGGCGACTGGCTGGCCTGGTTTGAAAAGCGAAGAGCACTGGAAACCCGCCGGAAGGCTGATGACAGACTGGGCCTGCGAGTTTGTCCTCTTGCTTGGGGTCACGCCACCATGACTTGAGTTCGGGGGTGGTTTTTTGCTACACGTCCATTGCTGTGTGGGAAAACTTGGAGAGCCATCCACAGCAGGCTTGGGCACCTCTACGGTCTTGCGCAACGATGCAACGTTCACAGGGGCGGGGCCTATCAATAGGGCACCTTCATGCTGGGGACAAGAGGGAACTTCAGGACGGGGATTCAGACCACTGTCTTCTGAAGAAAAATCTGAAGCTTTGCAGTCCATTGCCGTTGCTATGGTGGTTTGCTGGCTGAGAGGCCCATCTCCCCTGAGTTCTGGGGGCAGTGTCTGGGGTGGGTTCCCCACCATGCTCACAGATGCCCTGTTCGGAGCACCAGTCTCTTTGATCACTGGGCTTCCATCCCCTACATTCATCGAAGTAGGATCCACCTGGATAACGACGGGGTTACAAAGCCCACATTCAGTGATCACACCAGTCTCCATGAGTCTCACACCATCTacactccctctccacctcaaaGCTCAATCGGCTCTtccccacatacaaacaaaatccAGAACCTCAGTGAAGTCAAAATAATCAGGCATAGAGCGACTGGCCTTTAAGACTACATGTGGGACAAACACTGATAGCACACAGGCCTACCCATCAGAACGCCTTTCCTGGGACACCTATTAGTGGAGGAATTTCCCTCAAATAATCTTTCACTCTGCTCTTATGTGGACCTAAGATAACTAAATGAAAAGTAAGTGCTTTATTTGTAAGTACTATAAATCTCTACTGTGCTCAAGGAAGAACATGTTACCTGCATAAGAGTGCTGTTAACACAACATTCCTTAGGAGTCGCTGATCTCAGGCCTGTATTGGCGAATGCTTCTTCTGTACACGGAGCTGcactgctgaacacagaaagaacaaaaaaataaataaaaatgagcgTACGTGTAACTACACtatagtggtgaaagaatatctTGTTGCGGCCATGTATTTTCTTTGCCCGCATATTTAGAATCACTATTCGTAGGCGCTTCCCACTGCTGCAATATCCTCAATCAATctgtgagcttcaaaaacacaCCTCTGCTGAAACACAGGTACCAGAGCCTATCGACCTAGTCTTAATTGAACTGCTCAGTTTTCCAGGTGGAAACCTAAACTGCAACAGTTTTTATGTGCGAGGACCTTTAATACAAAACCTCTATTTTGTATTAAACTGTACAGAACCAAATCTACCAGGTAAAGTGCTGCTATCGAGAAACACAACCATACAATAGCTACCCTCACCCAGTACCACACATCTAGGGTGAATTCTGAGCAATGTTTGGTAATGaagccaattaaaaataaagttgtagTTAGATTACTGAATCCTTTTAGACAAACCTCACCATCCACAGGCACTGATGTTAACTGGATTGTGTACAATTTTTCCTACTGAATTAACCCATAATCTGGTTTGAATACATCTAAATATGAATATTCCCCTTAATGGAATATTCATTCCATTGCTGGTGGAGAAATAAGGGACCACACCACCAGCAATAAATACCTGTTACAATACATTGccatatatttatcattatcattaatgTACATCTATCCTTATATTCTGTCCTTTATTGTCTTAACACCAATGAAAAGCCAACAGTATCCATGACCAGAACACCCATAGCACTACACTGGACTACTGTGAGAATAACTGCATAGTTTTAGAACACTTGTCATAATATGAGGTGCTTGGATTTGTCTCTTTCTTAACAATTAGGGTAAATGTTCAGGGTGTGGGGTTGCAAGGAAACTTCCTGTGTGTAAGAGAAGCTTCCTCCCTTGAAATGTCTCAATTCAAATAACGTTTTAAAGTTTTTCTCCTAGAAAGGCAGGACCTCATTAAAAAGCGCAAATTTTGCACAGTTGGCATCAAGATAACAAATGAATTCTTATGAATTAGGCTTTGTATTTCACACAACCAACAGTATACAGttgcagaacaaaaaataattcgGCAAATAATCAAGGGTTACATTATTTTAGTTTGAAACTTAAAATTGACAGAACTTTTCAGTGTGAGTTCAAGGGTTTAGTTAATGGGTAGCTAGAATGGGATGAACAAGAGCAAGCAAAGATAAAACACTTTCAAGTCAGCAGTCACAATGACAAggagaaaacaggaaagaagAAATACAGCATTGTTGTTTGCCACTCTTAACCCTTAGCATGTCCCATTACTCCTACCACCTCAGACAAAACAAGTCATGTATCAATGATCTCTCTATGACCTCTCATTATTCATGGTTAATGCTGCACAGGTGGATACAGACAGCCCTCACCCAATTATTCTGCCGTAGAGAAGTGGGGCTGAGGCCATGGcaggcggttggggggggggggtgttaattTGGTCAAGAGAGTGATGCTTTCTTCCCTACATTGGTCATGGGCATAATGTTGCACGCTGTGGTAACAACCCCCCTTCCCCTAACAGTAACAGCCTCCCATGTGAGCCCACTGAATTCCAAAGGGGAATCCAACATTTTACTTGAGATTTGTTTCATTCGGCACAACTTCTGACTTCAACTTCTTTCACAAACAATATCTCCGCAGTCATCATCCATGTAAATCGCATGTGTGATGGATCTCAGTTCAGGTTTCTGCACAAAAATCCGAGTTAAAATGAAACGTCTGGTTGGCACTACAACCTCAAAGCGATCGcataatgcaaaaaatgcaagGTCGTCCTTTACATTCGCTACAAATATGACATGTCTCGCGCTGTTTCTATATAAAAAGCAGG
It contains:
- the bcorl1 gene encoding BCL-6 corepressor-like protein 1 isoform X2 — its product is MTSQTNQSSAAPCTEEAFANTGLRSATPKECCVNSTLMQVDPTSMNVGDGSPVIKETGAPNRASVSMVGNPPQTLPPELRGDGPLSQQTTIATAMDCKASDFSSEDSGLNPRPEVPSCPQHEGALLIGPAPVNVASLRKTVEVPKPAVDGSPSFPTQQWTCSKKPPPNSSHGGVTPSKRTNSQAQSVISLPAGFQCSSLFKPGQPVAFLPSTTFSPPLCKITLPPGLGQIAALRETAGSQLHVECRPQTSSSGVAPNLQTYPYHFSVAKAPAPEARPPSTAAHKNKHGPVSGSKNSNAGAEHSSPLHSVASPITARPLKQLTSGLAPPPPVSVSPPTPPAIVSTHSRLLNHLEKSPSHQGMGKAPAVCSRLKAQCAVVHGHTVTEVRDVPLDLSSKSKRPKATKEPQDASSAAECHLSEDGKGGDPIPPKRAVPATFGLGGPLSIFPETLRNGAPPKQASRLPNHQAHKPSTPWAKGSNSSTSNLAGTYVGVASPILASTLRSKDGKGAFVEDLQSTAKQVTISIIDQGEQQVSRAMKGPSVVKDAQHTLGSKYSDNACVPRTQVGTPTTPKDSITTVLSISPGSNPHCKLSGGKRMVTLSPTIDNPARNQPVPLPHQGSTVKQKMIQVTPKLRVTVGCKGPLFQSSHPSPSKMAEKKWGKTKSPLSNLESIVKQKALETSALGDEGCCNAASAGLRKPEVANMNFRPQDTPSSGFPPFRPVKRREGKVKTDSTEGMPAKNSGKQENGSIAEPREKSTEKRIEENGGSEERSGSSKLVAQAQLLGGSGQVDKNGVKTKLRRDEEKPVPETLSPCVKLEGMALSILKGPNPDVAEQGKELTATRETPPSKGGVTVNKYKKVSQSKADKSSVVSSKKMVRSLKRSREKEDSTSEWPHRRKKKQGAPVLKSGQLDVATSPPTEEREKTGSEWSNLTDVTRPPHIKAGNEGRSAVDAPALQGSPGWLNKEAGPVASCPPRQKRGRRPAEKNLPPAAKVPPPAPQTGEVRRKRGRPRTNPLPDQGCVGTAKPTPAVAEEDACPRKKRKRRRNRKYQNGEYIMERDKAGEEEGRCVATRPATRAGTDQRIGLYPRLSATLTCRGASPDRTPRRPLQTRSGSARHSERPASPEPQDKPSGKRKFKSKHLCDTEERKFKPKRGSSGKRSAPLVSDSGSSPVKKPPDLPTPLRGRPSPSAARRGGVGRGRTPESPPGRPVPPEVRRLIVNKNAGETLLQRAARLGYQEVVLYCLEKDEREVNRRDNAGYTALHEACARGWTQIVQVLLEHGADVNCSAQDGTRPIHDAVASDNLPAVWMLLNRGADPTLATYSGQTAVKLAQSSSMKTFLSEYFADLEGRNGQDPSMHWEFYSSAVFEAGQEACWDFLLSFPEVEEGRKEARAEDDCFLFEFSSEPLLPCYHVQVSLSQGFCNWFLLSDVLKRLKMSARIFRARYPHLEVVSISWAELCRQVSISQVTPAPEDPRAGEDEDAGGQVELVRCVTELQELLGSSLHFLEAESSDTPGPLGCQPPTATLICPKADSSSQSSKSKKSHKKEESEDLMLETDCYVTILWRRIRAKRLKLSQLVRGPLGQMGSLLTSEIHVQEHPPPPPTVANHTPLRSLGQYLLTDHVPVQFEVVCVFAQSVMVLIPLWKKHLKKKKKKKRQKWFFLTDNQKRVFFINECSASH